One stretch of Maridesulfovibrio ferrireducens DNA includes these proteins:
- the qrcA gene encoding menaquinone reductase multiheme cytochrome c subunit QrcA → MEEKRASKQCGGVLPFFIGVLASLVIGWWVFPQVIYSQKTQPIDFSHKVHVDGEGMDCESCHTFMEDGSFAGLPSNEKCAECHEDLLGESKAEETYVNEYLAKDVEVPWLVYQYQPDNVYFSHMAHKGFECTDCHPDVGNSDTLPTYYENRISGYSKQTMKMWQCERCHAEVGTSNACYVCHK, encoded by the coding sequence ATGGAGGAGAAAAGAGCATCGAAGCAGTGTGGAGGCGTTCTCCCTTTCTTCATCGGTGTCCTTGCGAGCCTGGTAATCGGTTGGTGGGTTTTCCCGCAGGTTATTTATAGCCAGAAAACTCAGCCTATTGATTTCAGTCACAAGGTCCACGTTGACGGTGAGGGAATGGACTGTGAGTCGTGTCACACGTTTATGGAAGATGGTTCCTTTGCGGGGCTTCCTTCAAATGAGAAGTGTGCTGAATGTCACGAAGATCTTCTCGGTGAATCAAAAGCCGAAGAAACTTACGTGAATGAGTACCTTGCGAAGGACGTCGAGGTTCCATGGCTGGTTTATCAGTATCAGCCTGATAACGTATACTTTTCGCACATGGCGCATAAAGGCTTCGAGTGTACTGATTGCCATCCCGATGTTGGCAATAGCGACACCCTGCCGACGTATTACGAAAACAGGATAAGCGGTTACAGCAAGCAGACCATGAAGATGTGGCAGTGTGAACGCTGTCATGCGGAAGTTGGTACCAGCAACGCATGTTACGTCTGCCATAAGTAA
- the rfbC gene encoding dTDP-4-dehydrorhamnose 3,5-epimerase, with protein sequence MNLIETEFPGLIIIEPKVFRDERGFFLESFNRSFFVKNGLPADFVQDNHAYSSGIGVLRGLHLQLPPHAQAKLVWVTRGIVNDVVVDLRKGSPTYLKSFKIELSAKNFRRLFIPKGFAHGYETLTEENEFMYKVDAGYAPESESGIRWDDPDLAIEWKSENPVLSEKDNKLSALSQFESPFKF encoded by the coding sequence ATGAATTTGATTGAGACGGAATTCCCCGGGCTTATTATTATTGAACCGAAGGTTTTTCGGGATGAGCGTGGATTCTTTCTGGAAAGTTTTAACAGATCTTTTTTTGTAAAAAATGGTCTGCCGGCAGATTTTGTTCAGGATAATCATGCGTATTCCAGTGGTATCGGCGTGTTACGGGGGTTACATTTGCAACTTCCGCCACATGCACAGGCCAAACTTGTATGGGTTACAAGAGGGATTGTTAACGATGTCGTGGTGGATTTGCGGAAAGGTTCTCCAACTTATCTGAAGTCATTCAAGATTGAACTTTCGGCTAAAAATTTTCGCAGACTGTTTATTCCTAAAGGTTTCGCTCATGGTTATGAAACATTAACTGAAGAGAATGAGTTCATGTATAAAGTTGATGCTGGTTACGCTCCTGAGAGCGAGTCCGGTATTCGCTGGGATGATCCTGATCTGGCGATTGAGTGGAAATCTGAAAATCCGGTTCTTTCTGAGAAAGATAATAAACTTTCAGCACTATCTCAGTTTGAATCACCATTTAAATTTTAG
- a CDS encoding CvpA family protein, with translation MNTAGLALNSLDIILIVIAAGLVFRGLLRGIVREAISVFSLILGFYLAARYHQELMPYFGNFFDGPGTVKVFSYLSIIAVTILVSVLLGIVIKKILTITMLGWADQALGGLLGLVEAVLVGGILIIILNSFTPNSDFITKSKLAPKVISAASLLIGFAPDNILESLDIKSMIPEQSQLTNQIKEII, from the coding sequence ATGAATACAGCAGGATTAGCTCTAAATTCGCTAGATATTATTCTTATAGTTATTGCCGCAGGATTAGTTTTCAGAGGACTTCTTCGTGGTATTGTAAGGGAAGCAATTTCTGTGTTTTCGCTTATTTTAGGATTTTATCTGGCTGCAAGATATCATCAAGAACTAATGCCTTATTTCGGAAATTTTTTCGATGGACCGGGAACAGTCAAAGTTTTCAGCTACCTTTCAATAATTGCTGTCACCATTTTGGTCTCAGTACTGCTCGGCATAGTTATTAAAAAGATTCTCACAATAACAATGCTGGGCTGGGCAGATCAGGCTCTAGGCGGACTTTTAGGATTAGTTGAAGCTGTGTTAGTCGGCGGAATACTTATTATTATTCTTAATAGTTTTACCCCTAATTCTGATTTTATCACCAAATCAAAACTAGCTCCTAAAGTTATATCTGCCGCAAGCCTTTTAATAGGTTTTGCTCCAGATAATATTTTGGAATCATTGGATATTAAATCCATGATCCCTGAACAATCCCAATTAACTAATCAAATCAAAGAAATTATATAA
- the mazG gene encoding nucleoside triphosphate pyrophosphohydrolase has protein sequence MSNSKSLEKLQGVISALLGPDGCPWDKDQTPRSLCDYVIEEAFELVEAIRADDSKEAMEELGDVMFLLLFIAELYEKKGSFSLADSLDSSSAKMIRRHPHVFAETKIDNQDELLRNWEKIKRSEKDDSNKIFDSLPKGLPPLLKSYRINSKAAHTGFTFESDEQCTQQLESEWKEWNAALESGDSAKSEEEFGDYLFALVELGRRKGIKANSALDVTNNKFLGRFSKMEDLAREQNKDVSEMELAELNELWNQVK, from the coding sequence ATGAGTAATTCAAAATCTCTCGAAAAGTTACAGGGAGTTATCTCCGCCCTGCTCGGTCCTGACGGTTGTCCATGGGACAAAGATCAAACTCCACGTTCACTTTGTGACTATGTTATTGAAGAAGCATTTGAACTGGTAGAAGCGATAAGAGCAGATGATTCAAAAGAAGCGATGGAAGAACTGGGTGATGTGATGTTTCTTCTCCTGTTCATTGCTGAATTATATGAAAAAAAAGGATCTTTCTCTCTTGCCGATTCACTTGATTCCAGCTCAGCCAAGATGATCAGAAGACATCCTCATGTTTTTGCTGAAACAAAAATTGATAATCAGGATGAATTGCTCCGTAACTGGGAAAAGATCAAACGCAGTGAAAAAGACGATTCAAATAAGATTTTCGACTCACTGCCCAAGGGATTGCCACCGCTTCTTAAGTCTTACCGCATCAACTCTAAGGCCGCACACACAGGTTTTACTTTTGAATCCGACGAGCAATGTACACAGCAGCTTGAAAGTGAATGGAAAGAATGGAATGCGGCTCTTGAATCCGGTGATAGCGCAAAGTCTGAAGAAGAATTCGGGGACTACCTGTTTGCGCTGGTAGAACTTGGACGCAGAAAAGGCATTAAAGCCAACAGCGCTCTGGATGTAACGAATAATAAATTCTTAGGAAGATTTTCTAAAATGGAAGATCTGGCAAGAGAACAGAATAAAGATGTTTCCGAGATGGAACTTGCTGAACTCAACGAACTTTGGAATCAGGTTAAATAA
- the cls gene encoding cardiolipin synthase codes for MTLELLAFIALFFHFLGFFSAIKAIMESRTPQGSVAWALGLVAIPYLALPAYWIFGRNKFHGFVKLLRANHARSSDAVQKYTQVLRGRNLLMFPDQRTALSIEKIAKLPFTSGNNVDLLIDGRQTFDSIFAGIARAEKYILVQFYIVKADGLGNELKDRLISKAREGVEVCFLYDEIGSLGLVDEYLAELNAAGVKIYAFNTTKGRANRFQLNFRNHRKIVVVDGVEAWVGGHNVGDEYLGQSAGLRHWRDTHIRIAGPAAQSVQVSFYEDWYWASNELLELEWNPVAAEGGRNVGALALPSGPEDTFEACTLFFMECIQSARERLWIVSPYFVPDEQFITALHLAVLRGVDVRILIPRKTDNLLVTYTHWAYVEQLLQIGAKVYWYDKGFLHQKVVLIDEGYATVGTANFDNRSFRLNFEITMVIANEDFNSEVASMLENDFSNSVQVTDKDIIKKSFLFNLFVRVAQLTAPIQ; via the coding sequence ATGACTTTGGAATTATTAGCATTTATAGCATTATTTTTCCATTTTTTAGGTTTTTTCAGCGCAATAAAAGCTATTATGGAATCCCGTACTCCGCAGGGTTCTGTTGCATGGGCGCTTGGGCTTGTCGCTATTCCTTATCTGGCTTTGCCTGCTTACTGGATATTCGGGCGGAATAAATTTCACGGGTTTGTTAAATTGCTGCGGGCCAATCATGCGCGTAGCAGTGATGCTGTTCAAAAATATACTCAGGTGCTCAGAGGACGGAACTTATTAATGTTTCCGGATCAACGGACTGCATTGTCAATTGAGAAAATTGCAAAACTTCCATTTACGTCCGGCAATAATGTCGACCTTTTGATAGACGGCAGGCAGACATTTGATTCAATTTTTGCTGGAATTGCGCGGGCTGAGAAATATATACTCGTGCAATTTTATATAGTTAAGGCTGACGGCTTGGGAAATGAACTTAAAGACAGATTGATCAGCAAGGCTCGCGAAGGTGTGGAAGTTTGTTTTCTTTATGATGAAATAGGCAGTCTCGGGCTTGTTGATGAATATCTTGCGGAGCTTAATGCTGCGGGAGTTAAGATTTATGCTTTTAATACAACTAAAGGGCGGGCCAATCGATTTCAATTGAATTTTAGAAATCACCGGAAAATTGTAGTTGTTGACGGAGTTGAAGCGTGGGTAGGCGGGCATAATGTCGGCGATGAGTATCTTGGTCAAAGTGCAGGGCTGCGACATTGGCGTGATACGCATATTCGAATTGCCGGGCCGGCGGCTCAGTCGGTTCAAGTTTCATTTTACGAAGACTGGTATTGGGCAAGTAATGAATTACTTGAACTGGAATGGAACCCCGTAGCTGCTGAAGGTGGACGAAATGTGGGCGCGTTGGCACTGCCCTCAGGTCCTGAGGATACTTTCGAGGCGTGTACTCTGTTTTTTATGGAATGTATTCAGAGCGCCAGAGAGCGGCTGTGGATAGTCAGTCCTTATTTTGTTCCTGATGAGCAGTTTATTACAGCATTACATCTGGCTGTTTTACGCGGCGTGGATGTGCGGATATTGATACCGCGGAAGACTGACAATCTGTTGGTGACATATACTCATTGGGCTTATGTTGAGCAGTTGTTGCAGATCGGTGCAAAGGTTTATTGGTATGACAAAGGTTTTTTGCATCAAAAGGTTGTACTTATTGATGAAGGATACGCAACAGTGGGAACTGCGAACTTTGATAACCGCTCATTCCGGCTTAATTTTGAGATTACGATGGTTATTGCCAATGAAGATTTTAATAGCGAAGTGGCCAGTATGCTTGAAAATGATTTCAGCAACAGTGTGCAGGTGACCGATAAGGATATAATAAAAAAAAGTTTTCTGTTCAATTTATTTGTTAGAGTCGCGCAACTGACTGCACCAATTCAATGA
- a CDS encoding glutamate decarboxylase — MALHDKNSVRGKLLDDVYASTDLSVRMPKYKFPAEEHDPRHAYQVVHDELMLDGNSRQNMATFCQTWVDPEMHRLMDECVDKNMIDKDEYPQTAELEARCVHMLADLWNSPDAVNTLGCSTTGSSEAAMLGAMALKWRWRDKMKKEGKPTDRPNLICGPVQICWHKFARYWDVELREIPMEKDRLIMTPEEVIKRCDENTIGVVPTLGVTFTCQYEPVKAVCDALDKLQAETGLDIPVHVDGASGGFLAPFVEPELEWDFRLPRVKSINASGHKFGLAPLGVGWVIWRDKSDLPEDLIFRVNYLGGDIPTFALNFSRPGGQIVAQYYNFLRLGREGYRKIHQACYDTAQAIAAKIGEMGPFEIIYDGKGGIPALSWTLKPGVDHGFSLYDLSDRLRSRGWQVPAYSMPAHREDLVIMRMLVRHGVSLDLGELLLTDMQRCLDFLKKNPMTAPLSEEDAGGFSHSK, encoded by the coding sequence ATGGCACTACATGATAAAAATTCAGTCAGGGGAAAGTTGTTGGATGATGTTTACGCTTCCACCGATCTATCGGTTCGCATGCCCAAATATAAGTTTCCAGCCGAAGAGCATGATCCCCGTCACGCATATCAGGTTGTTCATGATGAATTGATGCTGGACGGTAATTCCCGTCAGAATATGGCTACATTCTGCCAGACATGGGTGGACCCTGAGATGCACAGGCTCATGGATGAGTGTGTGGATAAAAACATGATCGACAAGGATGAATATCCGCAGACAGCTGAACTTGAAGCTCGCTGTGTGCATATGCTTGCCGATCTCTGGAATTCGCCGGATGCGGTTAATACCTTGGGTTGTTCGACCACCGGTTCCAGTGAAGCTGCCATGCTCGGTGCCATGGCTTTGAAATGGCGCTGGCGTGATAAAATGAAAAAAGAGGGCAAGCCTACAGACAGGCCCAATCTTATATGTGGTCCGGTTCAGATTTGCTGGCATAAGTTCGCCCGCTATTGGGATGTTGAATTACGTGAAATTCCCATGGAAAAAGATCGGTTGATCATGACTCCGGAAGAAGTCATCAAGCGGTGTGATGAAAATACTATCGGCGTTGTTCCTACTCTCGGAGTGACGTTCACTTGTCAATATGAACCCGTCAAAGCGGTCTGTGATGCATTGGATAAATTGCAAGCTGAAACCGGACTGGATATTCCGGTTCATGTTGACGGCGCAAGCGGCGGCTTTCTGGCTCCTTTCGTAGAGCCGGAATTGGAATGGGATTTCCGTTTGCCGCGCGTTAAATCTATAAACGCTTCAGGTCATAAGTTCGGACTGGCTCCACTTGGTGTGGGGTGGGTTATCTGGCGCGACAAATCAGATCTTCCCGAAGATTTGATTTTCCGTGTTAATTATCTGGGCGGCGACATTCCGACATTTGCGCTGAATTTTTCACGCCCGGGCGGTCAGATTGTAGCGCAATATTACAATTTCCTGCGCCTCGGCAGAGAAGGGTACCGCAAGATTCATCAGGCTTGCTATGACACGGCGCAAGCCATTGCTGCGAAAATTGGAGAGATGGGGCCGTTTGAAATTATATATGACGGCAAGGGCGGTATCCCGGCTCTCAGCTGGACGTTGAAGCCGGGAGTGGATCACGGTTTTTCACTTTACGATCTGTCCGATCGTCTGCGCAGTCGTGGCTGGCAGGTTCCGGCGTATTCCATGCCTGCCCATCGTGAGGATCTGGTCATCATGCGCATGTTGGTGCGTCACGGTGTAAGCCTTGATCTCGGCGAGTTGTTACTGACTGACATGCAGCGCTGTCTGGATTTCCTGAAAAAGAATCCCATGACCGCTCCATTGTCTGAGGAAGATGCCGGCGGATTCAGCCACTCCAAGTAA
- a CDS encoding amino acid permease, which yields MAKSKKMTVFTLSMMTVAAVVSLRGLPMMAKEGLSMIFYILFATVMFLIPASLVAAELGGAFSEKGGGVYTWIKEAFGSRWGFTAIWLQWIQNVVWYPTVLAFAASALAYLFMDPALADNGVYTGIVILVCYWAATFVTMAGADVASSVTKYGVLLGTLLPGLFIIVLGAIWVLQGNPIQFLEPSAATIAVEKLADQAPHVRFFPHITGLGSVAFLAGIVLLFAGVEVQAVHAVDLENPAKQFPESMFLAAAVIFGLFILGSLAVATVIPVSEISLTAGLMQAFKQLLDAFHIGFLTPVIGLLAAFGAIGGVMSWLGGPSRGLLHTARQGEIPPFMAKVNKNGIQVNILMIQAVIVSVLASLYFIMDNVSVAFFVLSAITVTLYLVMYILMYAAAIKLRITRPDLPRSYKVPGGTLGMCLLAGMGLIGVSFALLVGFFPPTNLPVGNPTLYVCLVAAGMIVFIGLPMIIHAMKKPEWKQDSDN from the coding sequence ATGGCGAAATCTAAGAAAATGACCGTCTTCACGTTAAGCATGATGACAGTGGCTGCAGTAGTAAGTCTGCGAGGGTTGCCTATGATGGCAAAAGAAGGGCTCTCAATGATTTTCTATATTCTTTTTGCCACGGTAATGTTCTTGATTCCCGCTTCTCTGGTTGCAGCCGAACTTGGCGGCGCATTCAGTGAAAAGGGCGGTGGTGTGTACACTTGGATCAAGGAAGCTTTTGGTTCCCGGTGGGGCTTTACGGCAATCTGGCTGCAATGGATTCAGAATGTTGTCTGGTATCCTACTGTGCTTGCTTTTGCAGCCAGTGCGCTGGCATATTTATTTATGGACCCGGCTTTGGCTGACAACGGAGTGTATACCGGAATTGTTATTCTCGTCTGTTATTGGGCGGCGACATTCGTAACGATGGCCGGAGCAGACGTTGCAAGTTCTGTTACTAAATATGGAGTTTTACTCGGAACACTGCTTCCGGGGTTGTTCATAATAGTACTGGGAGCGATTTGGGTTTTGCAAGGCAACCCCATTCAGTTTCTTGAACCTAGCGCCGCAACCATCGCAGTGGAAAAATTGGCGGATCAAGCTCCGCATGTCCGGTTTTTCCCGCATATTACCGGTTTAGGAAGTGTGGCTTTTTTAGCGGGAATTGTTCTGCTTTTTGCGGGGGTGGAAGTGCAGGCTGTTCATGCTGTTGATCTTGAAAATCCGGCCAAGCAATTTCCTGAAAGCATGTTTCTGGCCGCAGCCGTTATTTTCGGATTGTTTATTTTGGGATCTCTGGCTGTAGCAACAGTAATCCCTGTGTCGGAAATCAGTCTTACGGCTGGCTTGATGCAGGCATTTAAGCAATTGCTTGATGCTTTTCATATCGGGTTTCTTACTCCGGTAATAGGATTATTGGCGGCTTTCGGGGCGATCGGCGGCGTTATGTCATGGCTCGGCGGTCCAAGTCGCGGTCTTTTGCACACAGCTAGGCAAGGTGAAATTCCGCCATTCATGGCTAAAGTGAACAAGAATGGCATTCAGGTAAATATTCTCATGATTCAAGCGGTGATTGTCAGTGTACTGGCTTCGCTTTATTTTATTATGGACAATGTAAGCGTCGCATTTTTCGTGCTTTCGGCTATCACTGTGACCTTGTACTTAGTCATGTACATTCTCATGTATGCGGCAGCCATTAAGTTACGCATCACCCGTCCTGACCTGCCGCGTTCCTACAAAGTTCCCGGCGGAACACTCGGCATGTGCTTGTTGGCTGGAATGGGCTTGATCGGAGTTAGCTTTGCACTGCTTGTCGGCTTCTTCCCTCCCACCAACCTGCCGGTTGGTAATCCTACTCTTTATGTTTGTCTGGTTGCTGCCGGAATGATCGTGTTCATCGGGTTGCCGATGATTATTCATGCAATGAAAAAACCAGAGTGGAAGCAGGATTCTGATAATTAG